From one Henriciella marina DSM 19595 genomic stretch:
- a CDS encoding DUF3489 domain-containing protein yields the protein MTDQHTIDAPKDGTKEARLVDGLTGKGQTLKQLSALLTWQPHTVRAAMTRLRKRGYVIDRVAKTEKSAARFKLRGDKT from the coding sequence ATGACTGACCAACACACAATCGACGCTCCTAAAGACGGCACCAAGGAAGCCCGCCTAGTCGACGGCCTGACCGGCAAGGGCCAGACGCTGAAGCAACTTTCGGCCCTACTGACTTGGCAGCCACACACGGTCCGCGCCGCCATGACCCGGCTGCGCAAGCGCGGTTATGTTATCGACAGGGTCGCAAAGACCGAGAAGTCCGCTGCCCGCTTCAAGCTGCGTGGAGACAAGACGTGA